A single window of Streptomyces sudanensis DNA harbors:
- a CDS encoding WXG100 family type VII secretion target, with translation MTVQKVNDAALTKLQQELTWQFDDVKSQLSVLQGTIDGLEGRWAGIGAGAFNTKQTAINQNMVGIGKLLLKFQEAIEAARTIAGNTDTEVEAALKGVDVVEGYSGSASAEARTSNLSKY, from the coding sequence ATGACAGTGCAGAAGGTCAATGACGCCGCTCTTACGAAGTTGCAGCAGGAACTGACCTGGCAGTTCGACGACGTGAAGAGCCAGCTGTCCGTCCTGCAGGGGACGATCGACGGCCTGGAGGGCCGCTGGGCCGGTATCGGTGCCGGTGCGTTCAACACGAAGCAGACCGCGATCAACCAGAACATGGTCGGCATCGGCAAGCTCCTGCTGAAGTTCCAGGAGGCCATCGAGGCGGCCCGCACCATCGCCGGCAACACGGACACCGAGGTCGAGGCCGCCCTCAAGGGCGTCGACGTGGTGGAGGGCTACTCGGGCAGCGCCTCGGCCGAGGCCCGCACGTCCAACCTCAGCAAGTACTGA
- a CDS encoding type VII secretion protein EccC yields MSQIVVKRPPRVLPSEVPGEQVQVQPPPELPRGQQEGALMQILPMLGMGGSVVFFFMTPNPIMRIMGMVMIASTLAMGIAMLVRYRRGTQGQLADLRRDYLKYLTQTRRAVLRTARLQRDAQFYLHPSPEQLWALVAEGSRVWERRVGDDDFGQVRIGLGSQQLATPLIAPETAPVDDLEPLTAGAMRRFLATHGTLDGLPMAVSLRAFYHVTVSGEQESVRASARAMVASLASLHSPEDLVVAVAAGRDAAPEWEWAKWLPHAQARGAVDGAGTRRLITTDPADLQDLLGGLLEGRPRFQGGDHPLLDRPHVVVVLDGQTVPPMSPLASAEGLQGVTVVEVVRGEGAGARGQLSVVVRPGELRLESGHGLVYEGTPDGLSLEAAEALARQLAPLRMASGGDDDEPLLANLEFTDLLNLGDAASVDVSRTWRPRSQSERLRVPIGVGEDGSPVMLDLKEAAQEGMGPHGLCVGATGSGKSELLRTLVLGLAVTHSSETLNFVLADFKGGATFAGMSQMPHVAAVITNLADDLTLVDRMGDSIRGELNRRQEMLRDAGNYANIHDYEKARAAGAPLQPIPSLVLVIDEFSELLTAKPDFIEMFVQIGRIGRSLGVHLLLASQRLEEGRLRGLETYLSYRIGLRTFSAAESRAAIGVPDAYHLPNVPGSGYLKFGTDEMVRFKAAYVSGVYRSPTQALAASGGPLPVDRRPVPFTAAPVPIRYAQPAARPAQADGGRPEDDALADSVLDVIVRRLEGRGVEAHQVWLPPLDNPPPLDELLPGLAEVPGRGLTQPGFEGAGRLVVPVGVVDKPFEQRRDTLYRDFSGAAGHMQIVGGPQSGKSTLLRTLISAFALTHTPHEVQFYGLDFGGGGMSSIAGLPHVGGVASRLDPERVRRTVAEVYGILSRREEYFRSAGIDSIATYRRLRARGEISVADQPWGDVFLVIDGWGSFRTDYEGLEHLVMDIAARGLGYGIHLVITASRSMEVRANLKDHLMNRLELRLGDPMDSELDRRVAQNVPTGVPGRGLTPEKLHFMAAVPRIDGINSGSDLSEATAAMAQEVSRHWTLPGAPGVRLLPRELPAANLPAGFAHPERGIAFAIDENNLAPVFVDFERDPFFLVFGESESGKSNLLRLLIKQLSERYDGDGCKLFVIDNRRTLLDATPPTHLAEYVPMSNNMDHHVEALAGLMRRRTPSEDVTAQQLRDRSWWQGPTVYVIVDDYDLVSTSSGNPLAPLTELLPFARDVGVRFVIARNAAGASRSTYEPFMQRMMELGAQGVLLSGDPHEGEILGGVRPRPMPPGRGVFVSRQRGNPLVQTGLMPSDAR; encoded by the coding sequence GTGAGTCAGATCGTCGTCAAGCGCCCACCACGGGTCCTGCCCTCCGAAGTGCCCGGCGAGCAGGTGCAGGTGCAACCCCCGCCCGAGCTGCCCCGCGGGCAGCAGGAGGGGGCGCTGATGCAGATCCTGCCGATGCTCGGCATGGGCGGCTCCGTCGTCTTCTTCTTCATGACCCCGAACCCGATCATGCGGATCATGGGCATGGTGATGATCGCGTCGACCCTCGCCATGGGCATCGCGATGCTGGTGCGGTACCGGCGCGGCACCCAGGGGCAACTCGCCGACCTGCGGCGCGACTACCTCAAGTACCTGACCCAGACGCGCCGCGCCGTGCTGCGGACCGCGCGGCTCCAGCGCGACGCCCAGTTCTACCTGCACCCCTCCCCCGAGCAGCTGTGGGCGCTGGTCGCCGAGGGCAGCCGGGTGTGGGAGCGGCGCGTGGGCGACGACGACTTCGGGCAGGTGCGCATCGGCCTGGGCAGCCAGCAGCTCGCCACGCCCCTGATCGCCCCCGAGACCGCTCCGGTGGACGACCTGGAGCCGCTGACGGCGGGCGCGATGCGCCGGTTCCTGGCGACGCACGGCACGCTCGACGGACTGCCCATGGCGGTGTCGCTGCGCGCGTTCTACCACGTGACGGTGAGCGGGGAGCAGGAGTCCGTACGGGCGTCCGCGCGCGCCATGGTCGCCTCGCTGGCGTCGCTGCACTCCCCCGAGGACCTGGTCGTCGCCGTCGCCGCCGGCCGGGACGCCGCGCCGGAGTGGGAGTGGGCCAAGTGGCTGCCGCACGCGCAGGCGCGGGGCGCCGTCGACGGGGCCGGCACCCGGCGCCTGATCACCACGGACCCGGCGGACCTCCAGGACCTGCTCGGCGGGCTGCTGGAGGGCCGGCCCCGCTTCCAGGGCGGCGACCACCCGCTGCTGGACCGGCCGCACGTGGTGGTCGTCCTCGACGGGCAGACGGTGCCGCCGATGTCGCCGCTGGCCTCCGCGGAGGGCCTGCAGGGCGTCACGGTCGTCGAGGTCGTGCGCGGTGAGGGCGCCGGGGCGCGCGGCCAGCTGTCGGTGGTGGTCCGCCCCGGCGAGCTGCGGCTGGAGTCGGGCCACGGGCTGGTGTACGAGGGCACGCCGGACGGGCTGAGCCTGGAGGCCGCCGAAGCGCTGGCCCGCCAACTGGCGCCGCTGCGCATGGCGTCGGGCGGCGACGACGACGAACCGCTGCTGGCGAACCTGGAGTTCACCGACCTGCTCAACCTCGGGGACGCGGCGTCGGTGGACGTGAGCCGGACCTGGCGGCCGCGGTCCCAGTCGGAGCGGCTGCGCGTGCCGATCGGCGTCGGCGAGGACGGCTCGCCGGTCATGCTGGACCTGAAGGAGGCCGCGCAGGAGGGCATGGGCCCGCACGGCCTGTGCGTCGGCGCGACCGGCTCCGGCAAGTCGGAGCTGCTGCGGACGCTGGTGCTGGGCCTGGCGGTCACCCACTCGTCGGAGACGCTGAACTTCGTCCTCGCGGACTTCAAGGGCGGTGCGACCTTCGCCGGCATGTCGCAGATGCCGCACGTCGCCGCCGTCATCACCAACCTGGCGGACGACCTGACGCTGGTGGACCGCATGGGCGACTCCATCCGCGGCGAGCTCAACCGCCGCCAGGAGATGCTGCGCGACGCGGGCAACTACGCGAACATCCACGACTACGAGAAGGCCCGCGCGGCCGGCGCCCCGCTGCAGCCGATCCCCTCGCTCGTCCTGGTCATCGACGAGTTCAGCGAACTGCTCACCGCGAAACCGGACTTCATCGAGATGTTCGTGCAGATCGGCCGCATCGGCCGGTCGCTGGGCGTGCACCTGCTGCTGGCGTCGCAGCGGCTGGAGGAGGGCCGGCTGCGCGGCCTGGAGACGTACCTGTCGTACCGGATCGGCCTGCGGACCTTCTCCGCTGCCGAGTCGCGGGCCGCGATCGGCGTGCCGGACGCGTACCACCTGCCGAACGTGCCCGGCTCCGGGTACCTGAAGTTCGGCACGGACGAGATGGTGCGGTTCAAGGCGGCGTACGTGTCCGGCGTGTACCGCTCCCCGACGCAGGCGCTGGCGGCGTCCGGGGGCCCGCTGCCGGTGGACCGGCGGCCGGTGCCGTTCACGGCGGCGCCGGTGCCGATCCGGTACGCGCAGCCGGCGGCCCGCCCCGCGCAGGCGGACGGGGGCCGGCCGGAGGACGACGCGCTCGCCGACTCCGTGCTGGACGTGATCGTGCGGCGGTTGGAGGGCCGCGGCGTGGAGGCGCACCAGGTGTGGCTGCCGCCGCTGGACAACCCGCCGCCGCTGGACGAACTGCTCCCCGGCCTGGCCGAGGTGCCGGGGCGGGGGCTGACGCAGCCCGGCTTCGAGGGTGCGGGACGGCTGGTCGTGCCGGTCGGCGTGGTGGACAAGCCGTTCGAGCAGCGGCGCGACACCCTGTACCGGGACTTCTCCGGCGCGGCGGGCCACATGCAGATCGTGGGCGGACCGCAGTCCGGCAAGTCGACGCTGCTGCGGACGCTGATCTCGGCGTTCGCACTGACCCACACGCCGCACGAGGTGCAGTTCTACGGACTGGACTTCGGTGGCGGCGGCATGTCGTCGATCGCGGGACTGCCGCACGTGGGCGGGGTCGCCTCGCGCCTGGACCCGGAGCGGGTGCGGCGCACGGTCGCGGAGGTGTACGGCATCCTGTCGCGGCGCGAGGAGTACTTCCGCAGCGCCGGCATCGACTCGATCGCCACGTACCGGCGGCTGCGGGCGCGCGGCGAGATCTCGGTGGCGGACCAGCCGTGGGGCGACGTGTTCCTCGTCATCGACGGCTGGGGCAGCTTCCGCACCGACTACGAGGGCCTGGAGCACCTCGTGATGGACATCGCGGCACGCGGCCTCGGCTACGGCATCCACCTGGTCATCACCGCGTCCCGGTCCATGGAGGTGCGCGCCAACCTCAAGGACCACCTGATGAACCGGCTGGAGCTGCGGCTCGGCGACCCGATGGACTCCGAGCTGGACCGCCGGGTCGCGCAGAACGTGCCGACGGGCGTGCCGGGGCGGGGCCTCACCCCGGAGAAGCTGCACTTCATGGCGGCGGTGCCGCGCATCGACGGCATCAACTCGGGCAGCGACCTGTCGGAGGCGACGGCGGCGATGGCGCAGGAGGTGTCCCGGCACTGGACACTACCGGGCGCGCCGGGCGTGCGGCTCCTGCCGCGCGAACTGCCGGCGGCGAACCTGCCCGCGGGCTTCGCGCACCCGGAGCGCGGGATCGCCTTCGCGATCGACGAGAACAACCTGGCGCCGGTGTTCGTCGACTTCGAACGCGACCCGTTCTTCCTGGTCTTCGGCGAGAGCGAGTCGGGCAAGTCGAACCTGCTGCGGCTGCTGATCAAGCAGTTGAGCGAGCGCTACGACGGGGATGGCTGCAAGCTGTTCGTCATCGACAACCGGCGCACGCTGCTGGACGCCACCCCGCCGACGCACCTGGCGGAGTACGTGCCGATGTCCAACAACATGGACCACCACGTGGAGGCCCTGGCCGGGCTGATGCGGCGCCGCACGCCGTCGGAGGACGTCACCGCGCAGCAGTTGCGGGACCGCAGCTGGTGGCAGGGCCCGACGGTGTACGTGATCGTCGACGACTACGACCTCGTGTCGACGTCCAGCGGCAACCCGCTGGCGCCGCTCACCGAACTCCTGCCCTTCGCACGGGACGTGGGCGTCCGGTTCGTCATCGCCCGCAACGCGGCGGGCGCGAGCCGGTCGACGTACGAGCCGTTCATGCAGCGCATGATGGAGCTGGGCGCGCAGGGCGTCCTGCTGTCGGGTGACCCGCACGAGGGCGAGATCCTGGGCGGTGTCCGGCCCCGCCCGATGCCCCCGGGCCGCGGCGTCTTCGTCTCCCGCCAGCGCGGCAACCCGCTGGTGCAGACGGGTCTCATGCCGTCCGACGCGCGGTAG
- a CDS encoding polyribonucleotide nucleotidyltransferase: MENETHYAEAVIDNGSFGTRTIRFETGRLARQAAGSAVAYLDDDTMVLSATTASKKPKDQLDFFPLTVDVEERMYAAGKIPGSFFRREGRPSEDAILTCRLIDRPLRPSFKKGLRNEIQIVETIMALNPDHLYDVVAINAASCSTQLAGLPFSGPIGGTRVALIKGQWVAFPTHTELEDAVFDMVVAGRVLEDGDVAIMMVEAEATERTIELVQGGAEAPTEEVVAAGLEAAKPFIKVLCKAQSDLAAKAAKPVGEFPVFLDYEDDVLEALTAAVRTELAQALTIAGKQERENELERVKAVAAEKLLPQFEGREKEISAAYRSLTKSLVRERVIKDKVRIDGRGLTDIRTLAAEVEAIPRVHGSALFERGETQILGVTTLNMLRMEQQLDTLSPVTRKRYMHNYNFPPYSTGETGRVGSPKRREIGHGALAERAILPVLPSREEFPYAIRQVSEALGSNGSTSMGSVCASTMSLLNAGVPLKAPVAGIAMGLISQEIDGKTHYVTLTDILGAEDAFGDMDFKVAGTKEFVTALQLDTKLDGIPASVLAAALKQARDARLHILDVMMEAIDRPDEMSPNAPRIITVKIPVDKIGEVIGPKGKMINQIQEDTGAEITIEDDGTIYIGAQVGSQAEAARATINGIANPTMPEVGERYLGTVVKTTTFGAFVSLLPGKDGLLHISQIRKLAGGKRVENVEDVLAVGSKVQVEIAEIDQRGKLSLIPVLADEEGAEGTDTASSSGSAAGKDDTDQ; encoded by the coding sequence GTGGAGAACGAGACCCACTACGCCGAGGCCGTCATCGACAACGGCTCCTTCGGCACCCGCACCATCCGCTTCGAGACGGGCCGCCTGGCCAGGCAGGCCGCCGGTTCCGCCGTCGCGTACCTGGACGACGACACCATGGTGCTGTCGGCCACCACCGCGTCCAAGAAGCCCAAGGACCAGCTCGACTTCTTCCCCCTGACGGTCGACGTCGAGGAGCGGATGTACGCGGCCGGCAAGATCCCCGGCTCGTTCTTCCGCCGCGAGGGCCGGCCCTCCGAGGACGCGATCCTCACCTGCCGCCTGATCGACCGCCCGCTGCGCCCCTCCTTCAAGAAGGGCCTGCGCAACGAGATCCAGATCGTCGAGACGATCATGGCCCTCAACCCCGACCACCTCTACGACGTGGTCGCGATCAACGCCGCCTCCTGCTCCACGCAGCTGGCCGGCCTGCCCTTCTCCGGCCCCATCGGCGGCACCCGCGTCGCCCTCATCAAGGGCCAGTGGGTCGCCTTCCCGACGCACACCGAGCTCGAGGACGCCGTCTTCGACATGGTCGTCGCGGGCCGCGTCCTGGAGGACGGCGACGTCGCGATCATGATGGTCGAGGCCGAGGCCACCGAGAGGACCATCGAGCTGGTCCAGGGCGGTGCCGAGGCCCCCACCGAGGAGGTCGTCGCCGCCGGTCTCGAGGCCGCGAAGCCGTTCATCAAGGTCCTGTGCAAGGCCCAGTCGGACCTCGCCGCCAAGGCCGCCAAGCCCGTCGGCGAGTTCCCGGTCTTCCTCGACTACGAGGACGACGTCCTGGAGGCGCTCACCGCCGCCGTCAGGACCGAGCTGGCCCAGGCGCTGACCATCGCCGGCAAGCAGGAGCGCGAGAACGAGCTGGAGCGCGTCAAGGCGGTCGCCGCCGAGAAGCTGCTCCCGCAGTTCGAGGGCCGCGAGAAGGAGATCTCCGCGGCGTACCGCTCGCTCACCAAGTCCCTGGTGCGCGAGCGCGTCATCAAGGACAAGGTCCGCATCGACGGCCGCGGCCTGACGGACATCCGCACGCTCGCCGCCGAGGTCGAGGCCATCCCGCGGGTGCACGGCTCCGCCCTGTTCGAGCGCGGCGAGACGCAGATCCTCGGCGTCACCACCCTCAACATGCTCCGCATGGAGCAGCAGCTGGACACCCTCTCCCCGGTGACCCGCAAGCGCTACATGCACAACTACAACTTCCCGCCGTACTCCACCGGCGAGACCGGCCGCGTCGGCTCCCCGAAGCGCCGCGAGATCGGCCACGGCGCCCTCGCCGAGCGCGCCATCCTGCCGGTGCTGCCGTCGCGCGAGGAGTTCCCGTACGCGATCCGCCAGGTGTCCGAGGCCCTCGGCTCCAACGGCTCGACGTCCATGGGCTCGGTCTGCGCCTCCACGATGTCGCTGCTGAACGCCGGTGTGCCGCTCAAGGCCCCGGTCGCCGGCATCGCCATGGGCCTGATCTCCCAGGAGATCGACGGCAAGACGCACTACGTCACCCTCACCGACATCCTCGGTGCGGAGGACGCCTTCGGCGACATGGACTTCAAGGTCGCCGGCACCAAGGAGTTCGTCACCGCCCTCCAGCTCGACACCAAGCTGGACGGCATCCCGGCCTCCGTCCTGGCCGCGGCCCTCAAGCAGGCCCGCGACGCCCGCCTCCACATCCTCGACGTGATGATGGAGGCGATCGACCGCCCGGACGAGATGTCCCCGAACGCCCCGCGGATCATCACCGTCAAGATCCCCGTGGACAAGATCGGCGAGGTCATCGGCCCCAAGGGCAAGATGATCAACCAGATCCAGGAGGACACCGGCGCCGAGATCACGATCGAGGACGACGGCACCATCTACATCGGTGCCCAGGTCGGCTCGCAGGCCGAGGCCGCCCGCGCCACGATCAACGGCATCGCCAACCCGACCATGCCGGAGGTCGGCGAGCGCTACCTGGGCACGGTCGTCAAGACCACCACCTTCGGCGCGTTCGTCTCGCTCCTCCCGGGCAAGGACGGCCTGCTGCACATCTCGCAGATCCGCAAGCTCGCCGGCGGCAAGCGCGTGGAGAACGTCGAGGACGTGCTCGCGGTCGGCTCCAAGGTC
- the eccD gene encoding type VII secretion integral membrane protein EccD, translated as MTAQAAATTTGHPAPATPSGGGTGFCRVTVVAPDGRVDVALPEDIPVADLYPEILRLSGQGPVEGGPVGYHLVRRDGTVLDSARSLAAQRILDGELLSLRPFAESLPPAVFDDVSDAVASAVARDRRFWTDALMRGSGLFGGSVLLVLLAFVLWQADPRHDTHGLPGILAGVAALLLLALACVRARVYDDRGSAVALGVGAMANAAVGGSGLLPFAAGQGPGRLQFLLACAAVLVVSLVLMLVAPSGDGPFVAFVFASAVGLLVTFAATLTGISAVETAAVGPPLAAGALAFLPGLSTRFARLPIGFDPPRTAVGGYDGGEGAPQGPVDAARIAAQARRGHELLVGLVGGCALVAVTAAGVLGFSDNVWAQLLALATGIAMMMRAHLFRYSAQVGCALAAGLGSLVLLGLGLCVNPPEGVVRAALRGDTGALDVRTVWLAAAVAVVAAVIVAVGLIVPNKGVTPFWGRFLEIAEGFFLLTLVPLCLAVFGVYHSIRALTS; from the coding sequence ATGACGGCCCAGGCGGCGGCCACCACGACCGGCCACCCGGCGCCCGCGACACCGTCCGGCGGCGGAACCGGCTTCTGCCGCGTCACCGTCGTCGCGCCCGACGGACGCGTCGACGTGGCGCTGCCCGAGGACATCCCGGTCGCCGACCTCTACCCGGAGATCCTCCGGCTGTCCGGCCAGGGCCCCGTCGAGGGCGGCCCGGTCGGCTACCACCTGGTCCGCCGGGACGGCACGGTCCTCGACTCGGCCCGGTCGCTGGCGGCCCAGCGCATCCTCGACGGCGAGCTGCTCTCCCTGCGGCCCTTCGCCGAGTCGCTGCCGCCCGCCGTCTTCGACGACGTGTCGGACGCCGTCGCCTCCGCCGTCGCGCGCGACCGCCGCTTCTGGACGGACGCGCTGATGCGCGGCTCCGGGCTGTTCGGCGGCTCCGTCCTGCTGGTGCTGCTCGCGTTCGTCCTGTGGCAGGCCGACCCGCGCCACGACACGCACGGCCTGCCGGGCATCCTCGCCGGCGTGGCCGCGCTGCTCCTCCTGGCGCTCGCCTGCGTCCGCGCCCGGGTGTACGACGACCGCGGCTCGGCCGTCGCCCTCGGCGTCGGGGCGATGGCGAACGCCGCCGTCGGCGGTTCCGGGCTGCTGCCGTTCGCAGCCGGCCAGGGGCCCGGCCGGCTGCAGTTCCTGCTCGCCTGCGCCGCCGTCCTGGTCGTGTCGCTGGTCCTGATGCTCGTCGCCCCCTCCGGCGACGGTCCGTTCGTCGCGTTCGTCTTCGCCTCCGCCGTGGGCCTGCTGGTGACGTTCGCCGCGACCCTGACCGGCATCAGCGCCGTGGAGACCGCCGCGGTCGGCCCGCCCCTCGCCGCCGGCGCGCTGGCGTTCCTGCCCGGCCTGTCCACCCGCTTCGCCCGCCTGCCCATCGGCTTCGACCCGCCCCGCACGGCCGTCGGCGGGTACGACGGCGGCGAGGGCGCCCCGCAGGGCCCCGTCGATGCCGCCCGCATCGCCGCCCAGGCCCGGCGCGGCCACGAGCTGCTCGTCGGCCTGGTCGGCGGCTGCGCCCTGGTCGCGGTCACCGCGGCGGGCGTGCTCGGCTTCTCCGACAACGTGTGGGCGCAGCTCCTCGCCCTCGCCACGGGCATCGCGATGATGATGCGCGCCCACCTGTTCCGGTACTCCGCGCAGGTCGGCTGCGCCCTGGCCGCCGGGCTGGGCTCCCTGGTCCTGCTCGGCCTCGGCCTGTGCGTCAACCCGCCGGAGGGCGTCGTCCGCGCCGCGCTGCGCGGGGACACCGGGGCGCTGGACGTCCGCACGGTGTGGCTGGCCGCCGCCGTCGCCGTCGTCGCCGCCGTGATCGTCGCCGTCGGGCTGATCGTGCCGAACAAGGGCGTCACGCCGTTCTGGGGCCGCTTCCTGGAGATCGCGGAGGGGTTCTTCCTGCTCACGCTGGTCCCGCTCTGCCTGGCGGTCTTCGGCGTGTACCACTCCATCCGCGCCCTCACGTCCTGA
- a CDS encoding WXG100 family type VII secretion target yields MIVTYASLQEAAGNIEKQAERLNSSLEAIQAKIASISHLWEGEAREAYKTAQTDWDRRAMEIHKALNQIARAVREAAPAYQQGDKKAASNFM; encoded by the coding sequence ATGATCGTCACTTACGCGAGCCTGCAGGAGGCCGCGGGCAACATCGAGAAGCAGGCCGAGCGGCTGAACAGCAGCCTTGAGGCCATCCAGGCGAAGATCGCGTCGATCTCGCACCTCTGGGAAGGCGAGGCCCGCGAGGCGTACAAGACCGCGCAGACCGACTGGGACCGCAGGGCGATGGAGATCCACAAGGCGCTGAACCAGATCGCCCGCGCGGTCCGCGAGGCCGCTCCGGCCTACCAGCAGGGCGACAAGAAGGCCGCGTCCAACTTCATGTAA
- the rpsO gene encoding 30S ribosomal protein S15, with the protein MSLDAATKKQIMAEFGTKEGDTGSPEVQVAMLSRRISDLTEHLKTHKHDHHSRRGLLILVGQRRRLLQYLAKKDIQRFRALVDRLGIRRGAAGGVK; encoded by the coding sequence GTGTCTCTCGACGCCGCCACGAAGAAGCAGATCATGGCCGAGTTCGGCACCAAGGAGGGCGACACCGGCTCCCCCGAGGTCCAGGTCGCGATGCTCTCCCGCCGCATCTCGGACCTGACCGAGCACCTGAAGACCCACAAGCACGACCACCACTCCCGCCGCGGCCTGCTGATCCTCGTGGGTCAGCGCCGCCGCCTGCTGCAGTACCTGGCCAAGAAGGACATCCAGCGCTTCCGTGCGCTGGTCGACCGCCTCGGCATCCGCCGCGGTGCGGCCGGCGGCGTCAAGTAG